GCAAATGTGGACACCGCAGTTCAGCAAGCCGGGTGCAACCCAAGGTTTCGGAATTGGATTTTCCATTTCAGAATTAGATGGCCATCGCCGCATTGGTCACGGTGGGGCAATTTATGGTTTTGCTACCCAACTCTATGCCCTGCCGGATCAAAAAATCGGTGTGGTTGCAGTTACATCAATGGATATTGCAAATACGGTTATGAGACGCATCGCAAACCATGCTCTGAAAGCGATGCTGGCGGCAAAGAACGGAGACGCGATTCCTGAAATGCAGTTAACTGGGGAGGTTGATTCAACCCTCGCCCGCCAACTCGATGGCAACTATAAAAGCGGTGAAAATACCATTGAGCTCATCGAGCGCAATGGCAAATTACATTTATGGAACGGCAGCTTTCGCGCACAACTCAAAGCCCTCGGCGATACTCTGATTTCGGATGATCGCCTGTCTTATGGCACAAAGGTGGTGCCCGTTGCAAACAATCAATTACTTGTGGAAGGTAAAACTTTTACCCGCCGGAAGGACTTCCTGCCGGATCCGACCCCGGAAAAGTGGCTGGGCTTAATCGGTGAATATGGCTGGGACTACAACACGCTCTACATTCTGGAGAAAGAGGGTCATTTGCATGCGCTTATCGAGTGGTTTTTTCTTTATCCTTTAAGCGAAATTTCCGAAAATATTTTTGCCTTTCCGGACTTTGGGCTTTATCACGGCGAAAAACTCGTGTTCAAAAGAAACTCAACTGGCCAGGCAACCGCAGTAAACGCAGCGGAAGTGGTTTTCAAACGGAGGGCCATAGGAATTACTGAAGGCGAGACCTTCCGGATTCAACCCTTGAAACCGGTAGATGAATTACGCGAGGCTGCACTTGCGGCACTCCCACCGAAACAGAAGGGTGATTTGCTGGAACCTGATCTGGTTGAGGTAACAACTTTAGATCCAAGCATCAAGTTAGACATTCGATATGCCACGACCAACAACTTCATGAGCGCCGTTTTCTACCAACAACCAAAAGCATTCATGCAACATCTGGCTGCAGAGGCATTAGTCCGAGCCCATCTGGCTTTAAAAGAAAAAGGCTACGGGTTGTTGATTCACGACGCCTACCGACCCTGGTATGTTACCAAGATGTTCTGGGACGCCACACCTCAAGATTTGAAACATTTCGTTGCTAATCCAGAACACGGCTCGGTTCACAACCGCGGGGCCGCGGTAGACTTAACGCTGTATGATCTTGATAATGGAGAGCCGATTCAAATGGTCAGCGGCTACGATGAATTTTCTGCACGAGCTTATCCGGATTATCCGGGCGGGACTTCGCGGCAGCGTTGGTACCGGGAGCTGCTTCGCGATGCAATGGAAGAGCAGGGATTCCAGGTTTACGATTGGGAGTGGTGGCATTTTAATTATAAAGATGCGAAAAAGTATCCGATTATGAACAGCCGGTTTGAGGAGATATTGACGGAGACATCCAAATAATGAATCAATCTAAAATTCCGGCTTATTTGCGGGCCAACCACTCGTTAGTGCTAATCATCGCAGAACCGTATTCTTCTTCTGAATTGTATGCATAATCAAAAAAGGAAACCTTAATCAATGAATACTATTGAAAAAAATTTAGACCAACTCAACGTCAATTTCCGCGGCGATGCATGGCACGGGCCGTCTCTGATGCGGCTTTTGGCTGATGTGACTGCTGAACAAGCTGCGGCCAGGCCGATTCAAAATGCGCACAGTATCTGGGAGCTTGTGCTTCATATCAAAGTCTGGAAAGACACACCAAGGCGAAGACTCGCCGGTGAAGCGTTCGAACCGACTCCCGAAGAAGACTGGCCCGAAGTCACCGATACCAGCGAAGCGGCCTGGGAAAACATTTTAAAGGAACTCGAAGCTTCACATGAAAAACTTGCCGAAGCTGTTTCAAAACTTGACGATTCCGGCCTGGACAAGCCCGCAGCTGGAGAAAATTATTCAAATTATTTTATGATTCACGGAGTGATTCAGCACGACCTGTATCATGCCGGTCAGATTGCACTGTTGAAGAAATTTTAAAACCAAACCCTCCGGGCTTTCAAAACCTGGAAGGTTTAAATAATTTAATGCTCTTACTTGTTTGTACCATTGGAATATTCTGTTCTGTGGTGCAGTTAACACCATAGTAATAATCCATATTTCTTAATAAAAGTTACAATTTGAGTCGTTCATGGTTTCTCTCATCGAAATAACAAAGCAATCTTTAGGAAAACTATTTGATAAGAAGTTCGATCCTGCCATCGTTAAACTTCCGCAAGTAAATGAAAAAAATGAAAGCAACATTCCCGGCTTATACATTATCGGCGAAGTCAGCGGAATACCCCTGATCAAATTAGGCTTAAACCAGGGCAACAACTTGACCAACCGGCTTTTTGAGAACAAACCATCTTTGAATTTACCGGCTGATGTTTATGACGTTCTGATCGTTGGCGCAGGAACTTCCGGAATTGGGGCGGCCAACCGGGCACAGGAGCTGGGGCTTAATTACATTGTTATCGAGCAAGGCAAGCCAGCGAATTTAATCCGCTCATTTACCAAAGGCAAGCCGCTTTTTATGGAGCCGCTTGATGTTCCCCTTGAGTCGTCCATGTGGTGTGAAGAGTCCTCAAAGGAAGAATTCCTGGAAATTTGGGAAAAACAAATCAGGGAACGCGGGCTTAAAATAAACAGCCACGAGTCGGTTAGCGATATTAAAAAGCTCACGGATCTATTTGTGGTGACCACTTCCAAAGGAGTTTACAAAGCGAAATATGTTTTTCTCGCCATTGGCAAAGCGGGCAATCCCCGCAAAGCAGGCGTTCCCGGGGAAAAAGAGTATGCCGAAAAAATCGCTCACTTTTTAGCCGACCCGGACGAGTATGATGGAAAAAATATTCTGATTTACGGCGGCGGAGATGTGGCGGCGGAAGCAGCAATTGCCTTAGCTCCGCATAACAACGTCACCATGGTCACCATTGACGAAGACCTGATTTTTCCTAAAAAGCGCAACGTGGACAAACTTCGGGAATTGGAAAGACAGGAAAAGCTGACGCTGCATTTAGATACGCATTTAAAAGAAATCGGCAAAGATTCGGTCAAACTCGAAAAAGATAAACAAGTCACCGAAATCAAGAACGACCAGGTTTTTGAAATGATCGGCGCCGAGCTGCCGATTAAATTCTTCAACAAGGTCGGCATCAAATTAGACGGCAGCTGGGACATCAAACGGGTTTTGTACCTTGCCGCGATGTTTGCTGTCTTCTATTCGGTTTACGCAATCAAAGCGCCCTGGTGGCCGTTCAACCAAAATTTGTTTACCGATCCGGCTGGCAACCCGCTCAATTGGAAAGATTATCTGACTTTTAACTGGAATATTTTCGGATTTGCAAAAAACATCTCGCCCGGCTTCTGGTACGCCGGCCTTTACACTCTATTTATGACCTATTTCGGTTTTAAGGCATACGTTCGTTGGGGAATCAATTTCAAAGACAGCTACCAGAAGAAAAGATATCTCACCCTCATCGGCACCCAGTGGACCCTCGGTTTCCTGGTTCCGGAATTTATCATGTGGTATATTCATCACAAATCAGGTCCAAATTTAATTCTGGGTAGTCCGGACTATTCCTGGAAAGCTTATGGTCTCGAATACATTTGGCCGCTGCAATTCCACCAGTTTTTTTACGACATCAGTCTGTTTTACATCATTTGGGGACTGATGACCGCCTTTGTGATTATCCCAATTCTTTCCGTTAAGCACGGCAAACGCTATTGCACCTGGATTTGCGGCTGCGGCGGTCTGGCGGAAACCGTGGGCGATCGCTGGCGGCACAAAATGCCCAAAGGGCGGCGCGCCAAATCCTGGGAATGGATGAATAAAGCGATTTTGATCTGGGCGTTTGTGGCCACGATTTTAGTTTGCGGCAACATGCTGTTCGGCAAAATCTATCATAACGACATCAATCACTGGTTTGGATTTCTGTCACAAGCTGGTGAAAAGTCGCGCTACTGGTACGGCTACATCGCAGACTTCTGGCTGGTCGGCGTGATTCCCGTCACCCTTTACCCGTTTTTCGGCGGCAAAGTCTGGTGCCGTTACTGGTGCCCCCTGGCAAAGTGGATGGAATTCTGGAGCAAGAAATTCGGCAGTTTAAGGATTGACAGCAACGAAAAGTGCATCATTTGCGGCGAGTGCTCGCGCTACTGTGAAGTCGGCATCGACGTCATGAGCTTTGCCAAAAACCAGGAGAATTTTTCAAACAAAAATACTTCTTGCATTCAGTGTGGTATCTGCATCACGGTCTGCCCGATGGATGTGCTCTCTTTTCAGAACGGTGGGGTTAGGGTGAATGGGGATGTGGTTGATAAGGAGTATATAAAAGTCGCTGCTTAGACCCTATTTCAATTTCTTTTAAAACTCAACTCGTAGAAGTTTTACAACCATTGCATAAAGCGATCAGAGCGAGATAAACATATCGTTCAAACTCAAGCTAAACTTACCATGCGTGGCATCACGAAAAAAGTGGCTCTCAAACTTCATGAAAACTCGGGTGTATTAGAAGATACCCGCGGCGACAGTCAAGTTGTTTTGACCGGCACGACTAAGGTTAATCGCCAGGATTTTGGAATTAAAGGCGAAAGATGGGGCAGCGCTGTAGCAGATGAAATTGAAATCGAGTTAACCTTCCTGGGCAAACGCATTAATGAAGGCAACTTCCGTAATTGGGTCCGCAATGAAGAACGTCCTCAAGGGAAAATTTACAAAACGATCTCTGAATCGGGTGTTGCAGCGGGACTGGCGGAATTTGACAAAATGAAATCGTCTACTGAAACAGAAATAAACGCCAACGCCCTTAACACCGCTGGTTATATGCTACTAAAAGAGGGCAGGGTGAAAGATGCAATCGCTGTATTTGAACACAACCTGTCTAACTTTTCCGAAAATGCCAATATTTATGACTCACTCGGTGAGGCTTACGCTGAAGCGAATGAACTCAAGAAAGCTGCAGAAATTTTCCGCATGGCAATTGAGAAAAATCCGCAAAATGCAAACGCCATTGAAATCCTCCGTCATTTACCGAGTCAGTAGCCGAGTTTGTTGCTCAAATCTTCGCGTCCAATAAAAGTAAAAATTAATGGGAGTCACTTCTAAGTCCGGAGTGACTCTCATACCCTCCTTGCCAAAAGGCAGGACTCAATAAATACGCTGCTTTCTCATTCTTAAACCCTCGCAAATTCTACTTGACTTTGCGGTTCGGCTTCTGTATGATATTCTATATCGAGGAGAATAGATAAATCAAAAAGACACTAAATTAGTGAAACTCCCTAGTAGGGACGAGGAAATCTAACTGTTCATCATGCACAAAGCCACCAAACCCAAAGTCAAGATCTGCTGCATCGGCAGCCGGGTAGAAGCTCGCATGGCAATTGCAAACGGAGCTTATGCCATCGGCCTGGTTTCCGAAATGCCCAGTGGTCCGGGTGTTATTGCAGAAGAGCTGATTGCCGAGATCGCCGCCGATGTGCCGCCCGGAATCCTGACGGTTCTGCTGACCAGTAAACAGGACACGGCAGCTATTATCGAGCAGCAGCGGCGCTGTGGGGTCAATACTCTGCAACTTGTTGACCGGCTGGAGAAAGGCAGTTATCAAGATTTAAAGGAGGCGATGCCCGGGGTTTCGCTGGTGCAGGTCA
This window of the candidate division KSB1 bacterium genome carries:
- a CDS encoding serine hydrolase is translated as MKHRGYFQTFYNTAYFIFLLLFLACQSSAEKITPRSDYLEVAKELERIITHEMEDKELPAVSIALVDDQEIVWAQGFGFADPDRKIPATASTVYRVGSVSKLFTDIGIMQLVERGLINLDAPITDYLPDFKPENPFGKSITLRQLMSHRSGLVREPPVGNYFDDTAPTLKQTVASLNHTRLVYEPEVRTKYSNAGIGVAGYVLEKTQGQPFAKYLQHTVLDPMGLKNSSFEPAGKIIKHLAKARMWTYDGQEFPAPGFEMGMSPAGSMYSTVLDLGRFTSLLFNIGKKDGKQILKTETLKQMWTPQFSKPGATQGFGIGFSISELDGHRRIGHGGAIYGFATQLYALPDQKIGVVAVTSMDIANTVMRRIANHALKAMLAAKNGDAIPEMQLTGEVDSTLARQLDGNYKSGENTIELIERNGKLHLWNGSFRAQLKALGDTLISDDRLSYGTKVVPVANNQLLVEGKTFTRRKDFLPDPTPEKWLGLIGEYGWDYNTLYILEKEGHLHALIEWFFLYPLSEISENIFAFPDFGLYHGEKLVFKRNSTGQATAVNAAEVVFKRRAIGITEGETFRIQPLKPVDELREAALAALPPKQKGDLLEPDLVEVTTLDPSIKLDIRYATTNNFMSAVFYQQPKAFMQHLAAEALVRAHLALKEKGYGLLIHDAYRPWYVTKMFWDATPQDLKHFVANPEHGSVHNRGAAVDLTLYDLDNGEPIQMVSGYDEFSARAYPDYPGGTSRQRWYRELLRDAMEEQGFQVYDWEWWHFNYKDAKKYPIMNSRFEEILTETSK
- a CDS encoding DinB family protein — protein: MNTIEKNLDQLNVNFRGDAWHGPSLMRLLADVTAEQAAARPIQNAHSIWELVLHIKVWKDTPRRRLAGEAFEPTPEEDWPEVTDTSEAAWENILKELEASHEKLAEAVSKLDDSGLDKPAAGENYSNYFMIHGVIQHDLYHAGQIALLKKF
- a CDS encoding NAD(P)-binding domain-containing protein, with protein sequence MVSLIEITKQSLGKLFDKKFDPAIVKLPQVNEKNESNIPGLYIIGEVSGIPLIKLGLNQGNNLTNRLFENKPSLNLPADVYDVLIVGAGTSGIGAANRAQELGLNYIVIEQGKPANLIRSFTKGKPLFMEPLDVPLESSMWCEESSKEEFLEIWEKQIRERGLKINSHESVSDIKKLTDLFVVTTSKGVYKAKYVFLAIGKAGNPRKAGVPGEKEYAEKIAHFLADPDEYDGKNILIYGGGDVAAEAAIALAPHNNVTMVTIDEDLIFPKKRNVDKLRELERQEKLTLHLDTHLKEIGKDSVKLEKDKQVTEIKNDQVFEMIGAELPIKFFNKVGIKLDGSWDIKRVLYLAAMFAVFYSVYAIKAPWWPFNQNLFTDPAGNPLNWKDYLTFNWNIFGFAKNISPGFWYAGLYTLFMTYFGFKAYVRWGINFKDSYQKKRYLTLIGTQWTLGFLVPEFIMWYIHHKSGPNLILGSPDYSWKAYGLEYIWPLQFHQFFYDISLFYIIWGLMTAFVIIPILSVKHGKRYCTWICGCGGLAETVGDRWRHKMPKGRRAKSWEWMNKAILIWAFVATILVCGNMLFGKIYHNDINHWFGFLSQAGEKSRYWYGYIADFWLVGVIPVTLYPFFGGKVWCRYWCPLAKWMEFWSKKFGSLRIDSNEKCIICGECSRYCEVGIDVMSFAKNQENFSNKNTSCIQCGICITVCPMDVLSFQNGGVRVNGDVVDKEYIKVAA
- a CDS encoding YceI family protein, which produces MRGITKKVALKLHENSGVLEDTRGDSQVVLTGTTKVNRQDFGIKGERWGSAVADEIEIELTFLGKRINEGNFRNWVRNEERPQGKIYKTISESGVAAGLAEFDKMKSSTETEINANALNTAGYMLLKEGRVKDAIAVFEHNLSNFSENANIYDSLGEAYAEANELKKAAEIFRMAIEKNPQNANAIEILRHLPSQ